In Sediminispirochaeta bajacaliforniensis DSM 16054, one genomic interval encodes:
- a CDS encoding bactofilin family protein — protein sequence MARQQNKRKASATATTLGPQTVLKGILRFSDSLTIKGVFDGEIEASGHLVVEKGSRVKADIKVSSAVVSGSVTGNILAEEKLEMDSNGQVFGNVRTRRLRIADGVLFEGTCEMIKDPSGVDVFSTRGEKLKKTVTSV from the coding sequence ATAAGCGAAAAGCTTCTGCAACGGCAACGACTTTGGGGCCTCAGACGGTTCTAAAGGGAATTTTGAGATTTTCGGATTCTCTGACGATCAAGGGAGTCTTCGACGGCGAAATCGAAGCTTCCGGTCACCTTGTGGTAGAGAAGGGGTCGAGAGTCAAAGCCGATATTAAGGTCTCTTCAGCGGTGGTGTCGGGATCAGTAACTGGTAACATCCTGGCGGAAGAGAAGCTGGAAATGGATAGCAACGGGCAGGTGTTTGGTAATGTAAGAACCCGACGACTAAGAATTGCCGACGGTGTTCTTTTTGAAGGGACCTGCGAGATGATCAAAGACCCGTCGGGTGTCGATGTCTTTTCCACTCGCGGCGAAAAATTGAAGAAGACCGTCACCAGTGTCTGA